The genomic DNA CTCGAAGAAGATCACGGTGGATGTGAAGGGAGAGATCCTCGAGCTGAAGAACACCATCAATACGATGGTGGACCAGCTCGGATCCTTCGCCGCGGAAGTAACCCGTGTGGCGCGCGAGGTGGGTTCCGAAGGGGAACTCGGCGGCCAAGCGGATGTGAAGGGCGTGGCAGGCACGTGGAAGGACCTCACCGACTCGGTGAACTTCATGGCCGGTAACCTGACGAATCAGGTGCGCAACATTGCCGACGTGACAAAGGCGGTCGCAAACGGCGACCTTTCGAAGAAGATCACGGTGGACGTGAAGGGCGAGATCCTCGAGCTGAAAGCCACGATCAATACGATGGTGGATCAGCTCCGATCCTTCGCCTCGGAAGTGACGCGCGTGGCGCGCGAGGTGGGCTCGGAGGGAGCGCTCGGCGGTCAGGCGAAGGTAGAGGGTGTTTCGGGCACGTGGAAGGATCTCACCGATTCGGTAAACTTCATGGCGTCCAACCTCACCACCCAAGTGCGCAACATCGCGGCGGTGACGACCGCGGTGGCAAACGGCGACTTGAGCCGCAAGATCACGGTGGATGTGAAAGGCGAGATCCTGGAGCTGAAGAACACGGTCAACACGATGGTGGACCAGCTCAACTCCTTCGCCTCGGAAGTGACGCGCGTGGCGCGGGAGGTGGGCACGGAAGGCAAGCTGGCCGGTCAGGCCGAAGTGAAGGGGGTCGCAGGAACCTGGAAGGATCTAACGGATTCGGTGAACTCGATGGCGGGTAACTTGACGAACCAGGTGCGCGGCATCGCGAAGGTGGTGACCGCGGTCGCGAAAGGCGACCTGAACCAGAAGCTGATGGTGGAAGCCAAGGGTGAAGTGGCGGAGCTTGCGGACACGATCAACAGCATGACCAACACGCTCGCCACCTTCGCCGACCAGGTGACGGGTGTGGCGCGCGAGGTGGGTGTGGAAGGACAGCTCGGCGGCCAGGCCCACGTGCCCGGTGCCTCGGGAACCTGGCTGGACCTGACCGACAACGTGAACCAGCTCGCGGCGAACCTCACCACACAGCTCCGAGCGATTGCCGACGTGGCGACCGCGGTGACAAAGGGGGACCTGACGCGAAGCATCCAAGTGTCGGCCCGAGGCGAGGTGGCCTTTGTAAAGGACAACATCAACGAGATGATCCGCAACCTGCGCGACACGACCTCGCGCAACGAGGAGCAGGACTGGTTGAAGACGAACCTCGCGAAATTCACCCGCATGCTGCAGGGGCAGAAGGACCTGCTCACGGTGGGCAAGCTGATCCTGTCCGAGCTGGCCCCGGTGGTCTCCGCCCAGACCGGGATCTTCTACATCATGGATTCCGACGTGGCGGAGCCGGAGCTGCGGATGCTGGCCAGCTACGCCTTCACGGAGCGCAAGCACCTGAGCAACCGCTACCGTCTCGGCGAAGGACTGGTCGGCCAATCGGCACTGGAGAAACAGCCGATCCTGCTAACGAACGTTCCGAGCGACTACATCCAGATCAGCTCGGGCTTGGGCGAGGCCGCGCCGATCAACATCATCGTGCTGCCGATTCTCTTCGAAGGACGGGTCAAGGCGGTGATCGAGCTCGCCTCGTTCCAAGGCTTCAACTCGACCCACGAAACCTTCCTGGTCCAGCTCGCCGAATCGATCGGGATCGTGCTCAACACGATCAAGGCGAACACGCTGACGGAGGATCTGCTGAAGCAATCGCAATCGCTCGCGAGCGAGCTCCAGAACCGCCAGGAAGAACTGGAGCAGACCAACAAGGAGCTGCAGGACAAGGCGGCTCAGCTCGCCGAGCAGAACGAGGAGGTGGAGCGCAAGAACAGCGAGGTGGAGCAGGCACGCATGGCGCTGGAAGGCAAGGCCCAGCAGCTCGCCCTCACCTCGAAGTACAAGTCGGAGTTCCTCGCGAACATGTCCCACGAGTTGCGGACGCCACTGAACAGCCTGCTGATCCTCGCCGATCAACTCGGGTCCAATTACGAAGGCAACCTGACGCCGAAGCAGGTCGAATTCGCCCGCACGATCCTCGGTTCGGGTCGCGACCTGCTGCGCCTGATCAACGACATCCTCGACCTTTCAAAGATCGAATCGGGGAACTTCACGGTCTCGGTCAGCGAAGTGGGAATCAAAGATCTGATGTCCAGTGTGGATCGGACCTTCCGTCATGTGGCGCAGGAGAAGGGCATCGACCTGAGCTTCGAGATCGATTCCGATCTGCCGGCGAAGATTCACACGGACGAACAGCGGCTCGACCAAGTGTTAAAGAACCTTGTATCGAACGCGCTGAAGTTCACCGAGCGCGGCTCGGTAGGCATCACGGTCTCAAGGGTGGCAGGCAGTCGCATGCGCGGCCACTCGGTTCTGAGCGGGGTGCCGGAGGTCATTTCCTTCACCGTGACGGATACCGGGATCGGCATTCCCGAGGAGAAGCAGATGGTGATCTTCGAGGCCTTCCAACAGGCGGACGGGAGCACCAGCCGCCGCTACGGTGGCACCGGGTTGGGACTGGCAATCAGCCGGGAACTGGCACGTCTCCTGGGGGGCGAGATCAACGTGCAGAGCGAGGAGGGTAGGGGCAGCTCCTTCACTCTTTTCCTGCCGTTGCGGCCACCTGCGCTCGCAGGCTTGGAGATCGTGGAAGAGATGGAATCCGCGGAGGCTTCCGACTCCAGTGACCCGGGTCCGGTGATCGACGACGACCGCGCGAACATCTCGCCCGACGATCACGTGGCGCTGATCGTGGAAGACAATCTGGATACAGCAAACCTGCTCCTCTCCAGTGCGCGGGCGAAAGGTTTCAAGGGTGTAGTCGCGACACGAGGCTACGCGGCACTTGCGATGGTGCGCGAATACCGCCCGGATGGTATCACGCTGGATGTAAGCTTGCCGGACATCGACGGCTGGAAGGTTCTCAGCCGCTTGAAGACGGACTTGGCGACGCGCCATGTGCCGGTCTTCGTGGTATCGGCGGACGCCGAACCGGAAAACGCGCTCAAGGAGGGCGCGATCCGCTTCCTGAGCAAGCCGCTGGAACCAGCCAGTGTGGACGAGGTCTTCGAGCGGATGAGGCAGATGCGGGACAATCCGACGGGAAGACTGCTGGTCGTGGAGGACGATGAAACCCAGCGGAACAGCTTGAAGGAGCTTCTTTCCGACACGCCCGATCTGGAAACCGTGGCAAGCGCCGAGGATGCCTTGGAGACCTTGGCTGCCGATGGGAGCTATGACTGCGTGGTCGTGGACCTGATGTTGCCCGGGGCTTCCGGCTTCGAACTCATCGAGGAGATCCGCGCGCGGCATCCGCAGCTTCCGGTGATTGTCTATACCGGGAAGAGTTTATCGCAGGAGGAAGAGGAGACTCTCAACCGGCTGGCCCAAACCATTATCGTGAAGGACGTCAGAAGTCCGGAGCGGCTCTACGATCAAGTGGCGCTGTGGCTGCACCGCAAGGTGGCATCGCTGCCGCAGCCGGGGCGCGAGACGATCCAACGGCTGAATGATCCCAATTCACTGCTGGCAGGGAAGAACGTGCTGATCGTGGACGACGACGTGCGTAATATCTTCGCGATGACGAGCCTGCTGGAGCGCCACAACATGGAGGTGTCCTCCGCGGAGCAAGGGGCGGCGGCGCTGTCCCTGCTGCGGGAGGGCCGCGTCTTCGACGTCATCCTCATGGACATCATGATGCCGGAGATGGACGGCTACGAGGTGATGAAGGCGATCCGCGGGATGTATGGCTTCCAGGAGCTGCCGATTATCGCCCTGACTGCGAAAGCGATGAAGGGCGACCGCGAGAAGTGCATCGATGCCGGCGCCTCCGATTACATTTCCAAGCCTGTGGATACCGATCGCCTGCTGGCGATGCTGCGTAACTGGCTGTATCGATGAGTTATCATCCCCGCATGCCGACCGCCGTGGAAGAAGCACCTCTCACCGCCAGCATCCTCCTTGTCGACGACCGGCCGGACAAGCTGCTGGCGCTTGAGTCGATCCTGGACGGGCTGCATCAGAATCTGGTGAAGGTGCGATCCGGGGATGAGGCCTTGCGAAAACTGCTGGCGCGCGACTTCGCGGTGATCCTGCTGGACGTGAACATGCCGGGACTGGACGGCTTTGAAACCGCTGCGCTGATCCGCCAGCGCAAGCGCTCCGAGGCGACCCCGATCATCTTCATCAGCGCGATCAACGATACGGAGACGCATGTGTCCCGGGGGTATTCGCTCGGGGCGGTGGACTACATCCTGACTCCGGTCATTCCGGAGATCCTCAGGGCCAAGGTGGCGGTCTTCGTCGACCTGTTCCTCAAGACGGAGCAGATCAAGCGGCAGGCGGAGGAACACATGCAGCTTCTCCAGGAGCAAGCGGCGCGTGCCCAGGCAGAGAAGGAGGGCGAGCGGATGAGCTTCCTGGCTGAGGCGGGAAATGTTTTGTCGGCATCGCTCGACTATGACCAAACGTTGCGAAATCTGGCCCGCTTGGTGGTGCCGCGACTCGCGGAGTTTTGCCTGATCGACCGCATCGACGAGGAGGGCAACCTGCATCAGGTGGCGGTGGCGCATCGGGATCCGGCCCAAGAGACGGTGCTCCGGCAGATCCGCTATCCGCAGGTGAACGAGCCCGGACACGGAGCCTATAAAGTCTATCAATCAGGAAAGCCCTATGTGAGGAACCGGGTTGACGAAGCGGTGATCGGCGAATTGGTGCCGGAGGAAGATCGTCCTTTGATCCGTCTTCTGGGGCCGACGGCCTTTGCCGCGGTGCCGTTGAGGGCGCGCGGGGAAGTCATCGGATCGATCACGATGGTGCATACGGCCCAAGGGGCGAGCTACCAAGACGACGATCTGTGGCTGGCGGGCGAGCTGGCGCAGAGGGCCGCAATCGCCCTCGACAATGTGGAGCTCTATCAAAGCACGAAACGGGCTCGCGAGGATGCGGAGGCGGCGAATCAAGCCAAGGATCGCTTCCTGGCCATGCTGAGCCATGAACTGAGGACGCCGCTCACCCCGGTGATCACGCACTTGGTCAAGCTATCGGATGACGAAGAGGTGCCGGACTCCCTGAGGCATCCGCTGGAGGTGATCCGCCGCAATGTGGAACTGGAGGCGCGGCTGATCGACGACCTGCTCGATCTGACGCGGGTGGGAAGCGGCAAGATGCATCTGGAAGCGAAAGTGGTGGATGTGCATGAACTCCTCCGCAATGCGATCGAGATCTGCCGTCCGGACCTGGAGGCAAAGGGGCTTCATCTCGACGTGGATCTCGCCGCGAAAGAGCCGCATGTGAAAGCCGACCCGGCGCGTCTTCAGCAGGTCTTCTGGAATGTTATCAAGAACGCGGTGAAGTTCACCGCGAAGGGATCGATCACGGTTACCTCGGCAGGCGGGCCGGATTCGACGATGGTGATTACCGTTCAGGATACGGGAATCGGGATAGGGGAGAAGATCTTGAGCCGTGTCTTCCAGCCTTTCGAACAGGCGGAGCGAGGAACGCAAGGGGGCTTGGGCCTGGGTTTAGCGATCACGAAATCGCTGGTGGAGCTTCATTCCGGCGAGATCAACGTGACGAGCGATGGCGAGGGTCGGGGCGCGACGGTCACCGTCACGCTGCCGGTGGTGGCAGAGAAGCCGAATGCCGCGACTCATGCGCGCCCGGCGAAGAAGCCCGCGGAGGCGGGACTACGCATTCTCTTGCTGGAAGATCACCCGGATACCAATGAGTCGCTCACGCTGCTGCTGGAGTTGCGGGGCTATCGGGTAAGCTCGGCGATGAATGTGACCGCAGCGCTGGAGCTGGCCTCGAACGAGGACTTCGATCTGCTGCTAAGCGATCTGGGTCTGCCGGACGGCAGCCCGGAGCCGGTGATGAAGAAGGTGGCGGCCCGCAATGGAACCGTGGGAGTGGCCTTGAGCGGATTCGGGATGGAGAAGGATATCGAGATGAGCCGGGGATTCGGCTTCTCGCATCACCTGGTAAAGCCGGTGGACGTGGGGCGGCTGATGGAGATCCTGGAACAGTGCGGTGAAGAAGCCAGAGCGGGCTGCCGGTGAGTAGCGCCTCTAACGGCTCGGCTCGCCGCGGCGCAAGTAGGCGCCGCAGGAATCGCGGATGACCAGGCGCGGTGCCAGCGAGAGATGGCATGGCGGCAGGCTAGCATCGGCGAGGCGATCCATCATGGCGCGGAACGCGGTGAGGGCGATATCCCGGCAAGGCTGCTGGATGGTGGTGAGGGGAGGGGAGACCAAGGTGGCGAACTTCACGTCGTCGAAGCCGAGGACGCGCACGTCTTCCGGCACGCGTACCTTGCTGCGGCCGAGCTCGCGCATGAGCATGGCGGCGGTGTGATCATTCGCGCAGATGTAGGCATCCGGCTGGATGGGGCCGGTGAGGCTGCGCACGAACTTGGTGTCCTCGAATTCGCCGACGTGGATCCAGTTCGGGTCGGGCTTCACGTTCCAGCGTGCGAGGGCTTCGCGGACTCCGGCGATGCGGGCATCAACGGTGGGAGCGGACAGCGGCCGCGCGACAAAGTGGATGCGGGTGCAGCCGAGCTTCAGCAGGTGCTCGGCGAGCATGTAGCCACCGGCGACGTTGTTGATGCCGACCAGATCGAAGTCGCTGCGGTTCGGGAAGGGGACGAGATCGCGGTCTAACAGGACGACGGGGATGCCGGCCTCGCGCATCATCACGGCCAGATCGCGGTTGGCGGCTTCCTTCTCCTTCACCAGCTCGTAAGGGGCGAAGAATACCCCGCTGACGCGGCGTTCGATGAACTGCTGGCAGAGCTGCTCGGATTGCTTGAGGGTGAGGTCCGGGTCGTGGCGCGGCTGATCCGAGCCGCCCCAGACAAGCCCGTAGTCATGCAAGCGGGCGAGGCTGGCAATCTCCCCGCAGATCAGTTGGAAGATCTCGGTATTGCCCAAGCCGGGAACGAGCAGTGCTAACAGCTTGCTGGCAGCTCCGCTCTTGGGTCCCTGACGGACGAAGGTACCGGAGCCCGCTCGACGCTCCAAGAGCCCCTCCTCCCCGAGCACCCGGAGGGCCCGTGCGACGGTGGGGCGGGAGACGCCGAAACGCCGCACCAACTGGGCTTCGCTAGGCATGCGTCCGTCGATGCCGTAGCGGCCGGAAAGCAGCTCCTCACGCAATTGACGGGCAATGTCCGCGAAGCGGACCGCTGGGTTCGCAGAGTGATCCATGGATTAGCAAGGGTTTTACAGGCTTGCGATGTTGTAATGTCAAGAAACTGTCAGCTTCGTCAAATCCGATTTCTCCGGGTCGCGGCTCTGCCTAGTTTGGCGGCCACCCATCCGTTCGCCCTGCTGCCTGAGCCGGTCGCCCGTGAACGAAAACCCAAGCAATGAAACCTCTAGTCATCGGTCTCGGTGAAGTCCTGTGGGACGTGCTGCCGTCCGGCCCCCGCATGGGCGGGGCTCCGGCGAATTTTGCCTGCCATGCCCGCGCTCTGGGAGCGGAGGCGGCGGTGATCAGCAGTGTGGGCCGGGACGAGGATGGGGAGCGCCTCTTGGAGTTGCTTGCCGAGCTCGGCTTGTCGACGGAGGGGATCTCGACGGACGTGGAGCGAGCGACGGGGAGTGTGACGGTGGAACTGGGGACGGACGGGCAACCGTGCTATACGATCCGCGAGGGCGTGGCGTGGGACCACATCGTGGCGACCGAAGCGGCGCTAGCTCAGGCAGCGGCCGCGAGCGCGATTTGCTTCGGTTCGCTGGGCCAGCGTTCACTTGTCTCCCAGCAGTCGATCCGCCGCTTGGTGGAGGCCACGCCAGCGTCGGCGTTGCGGATCTTCGACGTGAATCTCCGCCAAGGCTTTTACTCGAGCGAGGTGATCCACGACTCGCTGGTGATGGCGAATGTCCTGAAGTTGAGTGACAGCGAGCTGCCGGTGCTGGCCGAGCTGCTGAATCTCCAAGGCAGCCTGCGCGAGCAGATCGAGACGCTGCGAAGCCACTACGATCTGAAGCTGGTGGTCTACACGCGCGGCGGGAACGGAAGTATCCTGTGGGACGGAGTGACGTGGTGCGAGCACTCCGGGCTGCCCGCGGAGGTGAAGGACACGGTGGGAGCCGGGGATTCATTTACCGCGGCGACGACGATGGGTTTCTTGTTAGGCTGGCCTCTCGGGGCGATCTCCGAGAATGCGAATGCGGTGGCCGCGCATGTGTGCTCATGCGTGGGAGCGATCCCGCCGATACCGGAAGCCCTACGGCAGCGCTTCACCAAGGATGCATTCTCCGGCAAGGCGGTTACGGAACCGGCGATGAGGCTCACCGGCTTGAGCCAGTCCCGGGCCTGAGGCCGGAGGACCCGCTCTCTCACGTGGAGCCGAGAGGGCGGAGGACCTAAGCGTGTCTGTTTTGCTCCACAAACTTCCCATCCGCGAAAAAACCGCTTCGATCTCCGTTTAACCCAGCAACCCATGAACAAGTTATTCTACTGGTCCCTCGTCTCGGCGCTCGCCGGATTCCTATTCGGCTTCGACACGGTGGTAATTTCCGGGGCGGAGCAGACGATCCAGCACCTCTGGGGGCTGAGCGGGATGGAGCACGGCTTCGCGATGGGCTCGGCGCTTTATGGAATGGTGATCGGCTCGCTGATCGGTGGCTGGCCGACGGAAAAATTCGGGCGCAAGCAGACGCTGCTGTGGATCGGTGTGCTGTATTTGATTTCAGCGGTGGGTTCGGCGCTGGCGAATGACGTGTGGGTATTCTCGATCTCGCGCTTCTTGGGCGGCGTGGGTGTGGGCGTTTCGACGGTGGCATCTCCGCTGTTCATTTCGGAGATCGCGCCGCCGGATCGTCGGGGACGCTTGGCAGGGATGTTCCAGTTCAACATCGTGTTCGGCATTGTGATCGCGTTCTTGTCGAATGCGGCCTTCGCGAAGATGGGTGGCGACAATGCCTGGCGCTGGATGCTGGGCGTGATGGCCTTCCCTTCGATCATCTACACGCTACTTTGCTTCAGTCTGCCGGAAAGCCCGCGCTGGCTGATCAGCCGGAAGAATGATCGCCGCGGTGCGGTGGAGGTGCTGAAGCAGATCTCGCCGGAGGCCTCGGAGGCCGAGATCGAGGCGACCGCGAACAGCATCGCGGAGCACTCGGCGCACGGAGTGAAGGCTTCGAGCCCGTTCTGGTCGAAGCGTCTGAGCCTGCCGATCATTCTGGCGTTCCTGATCGCGTTCTTCAACCAGCTCTCGGGGATCAATGCGGTGCTGTATTTCGCGCCGCGGATCTTCGAGATGACGGGCTTGGGCAAGCAGGCGGCGCTGCTGCAATCGATCGGCATCGGAGTGACGAACCTGATCTTCACCTTCGTGGGATTGTGGTTGATCGATCGTTTGGGTCGCCGGACTTTGCTGTATATCGGCTCGTTCGGTTATATCATCTCGCTGGGTCTGGTGGCTTGGGCTTTCCACACGCAGAATTATGCGATCGTGCCGGCATGTATCTTCGCGTTCATCGCGGCGCACGCGGTGGGTCAGGGTGCGGTGATCTGGGTGTTCATCTCGGAGATCTTTCCGAACGAGCATCGGGCGACGGGGCAGGCCTTGGGTAGCTTCACGCACTGGGTATTCGCCGCGCTGCTGACCACCTTCTTCCCGAAGATGGTGGAGGCCTTCGCGCCATCGGCGGTATTCCTGTTCTTCATGGTGATGATGGTGCTGCAGCTCATCTGGGTGAAGATGATGGTGCCGGAGACCAAGGGGGTGCCGCTGGAGGAACTGGAGGCGAAGCTGCTCGGGAAGTCCTGAGACGGTCACGGTAGCGTTCTGCACGATCCGCGATGCACGTTTGCAACGCGGATCGTTTGTTTTGCGGGCGATGGGCTCTGGTATTCGGGAGGGCCGGGGCGGAACGGCGTTTGCTGATATCTCCGTGAAAGGAGACTCAAGCGATGCCACGAGGAGACAAATCCAGCTACACGGACAAGCAGAAGCGCCAGGCCGAGCACATCGAGGAAGGCTATGAGGAGCGCGGTGTGCCGAAGAGGGAGGCGGAGGCACGGGCTTGGGCCACGGTGAACAAGATCTCCGGCGGTGGGAAGAAGTCCGGGTCCGGACGAGGCAAGACGGCCCACACGAAACACGACTAAAGGCTTATGAGTGCAATGTCATCGGGCCAGAGGAGGATCGCGCGGGAAGACTGTGTGGTGGGGGACTGGGTTCCATCCGAGTTCGTCCCGGAGTGGGCGGGCTTGGGCGGAGTGCATCTTTTCACGTCCACGGCGGTGTCGATTTCACCGGAAAGCGGACGCTTGGGAGGGACGCTGGAAGAAGTTTCCCGGAAGGCTTGGCGGTTCGAGCGGCGGGAGGATTGCTGGGTGAGGGTGAGGTAAAGAAATGCCGGCCGCTCCATGTTGAGGGCCGGCATTGCGGTTCGAAGAACTCAGGCTTTCTTCAGTCGCTTGAGGGTTGCGATGTGTTCGGTGAGCACGGGCAGCAGGCGGGTGCGGATCACGGTTTTGATCTCGTCCATGACGTCCGGGTTGCGGAGAGCCTTCTCGTATTCGTCGATGCCGTGGTTCTCGCCGCGTTCGAGGGCTTCCAAAGCAGCGGTCTCACCGAGGATCTTGGCGGTGCCTTCGACGGCTTTGGCGAACTCGCCCCAAGCGCCGGAGTCGGTGGAGGGTTCCGCACTCATTTCGAGGATGTGGTCGCGCAGGCGGGATGCGCTCGCTTCGTGGTCGAAGCGGATGTCTTCGAGAGCGGAGCGGGCGGGATCGTCGACGAACTTGGCGAGGGCTTGGGAGTAGGTTTCGATGGCGGAGAGTTCGCCGCGAAGGAGGCTATTGCAGACGTCGATGCATTCGTGGGTCGCGTTCATATGTCTGTGTTGCGTGATGGCGCCGGGATCGGCGGGAGTTCCATTTAGCAATCGGGGTGCCCCGGGGGATGTTTGGAGCCTCTAGGGGCGGGGGTGGGTGAGGCGTGCAGGCTGCGCCACGATCGCGGCAAACTGCATGGCGGGACAGGGGTAGGACGGGAAATTTCCTGAAATCCGCGGAGGGGTGTGGTAAGTGGTGGGAGTCAGGACCCTCCGACAACAACATCATCATGAAATACGTTCCGCATGTTATCGGTGCCTTGCTCGGGCTGTTCTTTATTTTCTCCGCTTCGGTGGTCCTGTTCGGGAACCCGGAGATGCCGCCGATTCCGGAGGGCACGCCGCCCTTCCATTTCATGGCCGCCTTCGGTCCCACCGGCTACATGAGCTTCGTGAAAGTGTTGGAACTTCTAAGGGGAATCCTCGTGGCGGTGCCGAAGACGCGGAACTTCGGGCTGCTGATCCTGGGACCGATCCTGGTCAATATCCTGGCCTATCATCAGTTCGTGGAGAAGGACCTGTTCTCGAAGACGCCGACCCTCGTCACAATGCTGCTGATGTCGGCGGCCGCCCTTTATCTGTTGTTCGTGGCGCGGCGCAATTTTGCCGCGCTGAAGAACTAGCCCGGGAGGGGTGGCGGGGACTTGGTATCCAATCTGCGAAGAAGGGAGAGGTAGAACCAACCCCATAAAACCATGCTCCATTGGACCCTTGTATTCCTCGTCATTGCACTCGTCGCCGCCGCCTTGGGATTCGGTAGTCTCTCGGGCGCCGCAGCGACCATCGCACAAGTGTTGTTCGTGCTGTTCCTGGTGATCTGGGTCGCAAGCCTCATCATGGGCCGCGGCCGGAGAGTCTAGAGTGGCAACAGAGACACCAATCTCCATTAGGAGAAATAAGGGCGGCGTGCGATCTTGATTGCACACCGTCCTTTGCGTTTCCGCGGGAGGGCGAACTCCATCCGATGAAAAAGACACCCGTCACCCGATTCGAGTTCTTCGGCGGCCCCGAAGACGGGCGGATATTGGATGCGGAGGCCTTGCAACTCCTCGCCGAGATATCCCCCGAGCGAGGGCCGGAGAGAATCTCGATGCTGATCGAACTGGAGCCGGGAGAATCGGAACCGGAACAAGCTTTCTGGGCAGGTTCCTATGTGGCTGGATCGGCGCGGGAAGGGACCTTGGAATACCACTGGGCAGAGCTCGATGCATGAGAGCTAGCGTGGAGTCCGTGCAGGTCGGATCGCTGCCGTGCAAGAGGCATGATCTTTTGAAACAGGTTGCCCGCGGCCCTTTCGGACCGCGGGCGCGATGCGACTTACCTGTCCGTGCAGCGTATCACGGATTACCATGAAATCGGCCTGCCGTAGCCTCCTCAAACTGCGGCATGCCACCAGTTGTCCTGCACCACGGAATAGTATGCCTCTGTTAGGCCGTAGATGCAATACGGAGACAGCTAGGGTTTCTACGGATGGAGATGTGGGAAGGCGGGCCGCGGGCACGGATTGCTCTTGCCAGCGCCCTAGCTGATCCGGTAGCTAGGGAGGTCCATGAGAAGTCCTTTTGCTGCCGTCATCCTGTCTTTGTCCCTATCCGGCCACCTGCTTCAAGCTGCGGAGCCGACGATCGAGATCCGTCTGATCGAGACCCAAGGGGCAGTTCCAAGCGAGGCCACCCTGCGGGCAATCGTGGAGAGCCCGGGGGCACAACTGATGCCCGTCATTCGGAAGGAACTACCTCAGGACGGCGTGGTGAAGGTAAGCGATACCACGCCCTTCCGTTATGCTTCGGAGTATAGCGACAAGGGAGAAGCGACCGGCTTCGAGACCAGGAATCTGGGACCCGAGGGGGAGGTGTCGCTGAAGGGAGTCGACGGGGGCTTGCTGGAGATGGGGTTCAAGCTGGGCAATGCCTGGGCCAAGGCTCCCCAGATTTACGAGGTGGACGGGGTGCAGGTGGTAATGCCGGTTTTTCAATCGGTGAGGACCGAAACAAACCTCACGATCAAGAGAGGGGAGTGGAGTTTCCTTCAGGTCCCCGACGGTGATGCCTCCGTTTGCTTCGCCGTGCGGGTAGTTGGAACGAAGGACTGAGTTTGCAATGGACGGGGCCCCGAATCCCGGACTCGCTGGTGGGGCTCCCAATTGAATGAGGATACTCGTGTTTTTCGCCAGCATGCTCAGTGCGGTGTTCCTGCTGCAGTCCGCTGCGGATGTGGGGCTTTTCGCTTACCTTCGTTGCAACGCAGGCAGTTATCAGAAGAGCAGTCTGGAGGTCGATCACCTGTTCGCGCCACGCAGGCGGACGAGCCACGTGATGGCTCAAGGTACCGTCGACGGCGAACATGTGAAGGTCGTACTGAAGTCCCTTTACTCCCGAACCCACCATCTCACTCCGCGGGAACGGGCAGCTTCCTTGAAGGCTGCCGGACGGTCGGTTCCCATCTACAAACGTAAGGATGGAGGAGGCTCCGAGTCCCTTATCCAGGGTCGCTCCTTGGACTACGTGGAGGCGGACTTTTTCGAGCACGGGAGCCGGAGGTCAGCCATCGTGTTCGGGGTGACCCTGATCCTCACTCCGCTTCTCTTTTTCCTCACCCGGCGACTGCTGCTGTCTTCCAAGACGGACCCGCGGGGCGGAGGCGCTTCGGTGCACTAGGGAAGTGGCACACCCGACTGGATTCGAACCAGTGACCGTCCGCTTAGAAGGCGGATGCTCTATCCAACTGAGCTACGGGTGCTTTGAGTTGCCGGGGAGGGTCTAGCTGCTTCGGAAGAGGAAGTCAAAATGCGATGTACGCGCGGCGCTTCCGGGAATGGGGCAGGTGGGAAGGAGCTGCCGCTTTGGACTGGCCGCTGGCGGGACGCTCTGGTCTTCTGTCACTCATGGATGGAGTGCGGGTCAACGAGGATGCCGAGCATCTGAAGGTGCTTTCGGTGTTCCACTACGTGTGTTCCGGACTTCTGGTGGTAGGCGGCTGCCTCATGGCGGCTTACTTCGCGTTCACGGGCTTCATCGTGACGGAAATGTTCAAGGCGATGCCTCCGACCGCTGGCGCTCCGCC from Luteolibacter rhizosphaerae includes the following:
- a CDS encoding GntR family transcriptional regulator, which translates into the protein MDHSANPAVRFADIARQLREELLSGRYGIDGRMPSEAQLVRRFGVSRPTVARALRVLGEEGLLERRAGSGTFVRQGPKSGAASKLLALLVPGLGNTEIFQLICGEIASLARLHDYGLVWGGSDQPRHDPDLTLKQSEQLCQQFIERRVSGVFFAPYELVKEKEAANRDLAVMMREAGIPVVLLDRDLVPFPNRSDFDLVGINNVAGGYMLAEHLLKLGCTRIHFVARPLSAPTVDARIAGVREALARWNVKPDPNWIHVGEFEDTKFVRSLTGPIQPDAYICANDHTAAMLMRELGRSKVRVPEDVRVLGFDDVKFATLVSPPLTTIQQPCRDIALTAFRAMMDRLADASLPPCHLSLAPRLVIRDSCGAYLRRGEPSR
- a CDS encoding response regulator, whose protein sequence is MSYHPRMPTAVEEAPLTASILLVDDRPDKLLALESILDGLHQNLVKVRSGDEALRKLLARDFAVILLDVNMPGLDGFETAALIRQRKRSEATPIIFISAINDTETHVSRGYSLGAVDYILTPVIPEILRAKVAVFVDLFLKTEQIKRQAEEHMQLLQEQAARAQAEKEGERMSFLAEAGNVLSASLDYDQTLRNLARLVVPRLAEFCLIDRIDEEGNLHQVAVAHRDPAQETVLRQIRYPQVNEPGHGAYKVYQSGKPYVRNRVDEAVIGELVPEEDRPLIRLLGPTAFAAVPLRARGEVIGSITMVHTAQGASYQDDDLWLAGELAQRAAIALDNVELYQSTKRAREDAEAANQAKDRFLAMLSHELRTPLTPVITHLVKLSDDEEVPDSLRHPLEVIRRNVELEARLIDDLLDLTRVGSGKMHLEAKVVDVHELLRNAIEICRPDLEAKGLHLDVDLAAKEPHVKADPARLQQVFWNVIKNAVKFTAKGSITVTSAGGPDSTMVITVQDTGIGIGEKILSRVFQPFEQAERGTQGGLGLGLAITKSLVELHSGEINVTSDGEGRGATVTVTLPVVAEKPNAATHARPAKKPAEAGLRILLLEDHPDTNESLTLLLELRGYRVSSAMNVTAALELASNEDFDLLLSDLGLPDGSPEPVMKKVAARNGTVGVALSGFGMEKDIEMSRGFGFSHHLVKPVDVGRLMEILEQCGEEARAGCR
- a CDS encoding sugar porter family MFS transporter, producing MNKLFYWSLVSALAGFLFGFDTVVISGAEQTIQHLWGLSGMEHGFAMGSALYGMVIGSLIGGWPTEKFGRKQTLLWIGVLYLISAVGSALANDVWVFSISRFLGGVGVGVSTVASPLFISEIAPPDRRGRLAGMFQFNIVFGIVIAFLSNAAFAKMGGDNAWRWMLGVMAFPSIIYTLLCFSLPESPRWLISRKNDRRGAVEVLKQISPEASEAEIEATANSIAEHSAHGVKASSPFWSKRLSLPIILAFLIAFFNQLSGINAVLYFAPRIFEMTGLGKQAALLQSIGIGVTNLIFTFVGLWLIDRLGRRTLLYIGSFGYIISLGLVAWAFHTQNYAIVPACIFAFIAAHAVGQGAVIWVFISEIFPNEHRATGQALGSFTHWVFAALLTTFFPKMVEAFAPSAVFLFFMVMMVLQLIWVKMMVPETKGVPLEELEAKLLGKS
- a CDS encoding PfkB family carbohydrate kinase, yielding MKPLVIGLGEVLWDVLPSGPRMGGAPANFACHARALGAEAAVISSVGRDEDGERLLELLAELGLSTEGISTDVERATGSVTVELGTDGQPCYTIREGVAWDHIVATEAALAQAAAASAICFGSLGQRSLVSQQSIRRLVEATPASALRIFDVNLRQGFYSSEVIHDSLVMANVLKLSDSELPVLAELLNLQGSLREQIETLRSHYDLKLVVYTRGGNGSILWDGVTWCEHSGLPAEVKDTVGAGDSFTAATTMGFLLGWPLGAISENANAVAAHVCSCVGAIPPIPEALRQRFTKDAFSGKAVTEPAMRLTGLSQSRA